DNA sequence from the Bubalus bubalis isolate 160015118507 breed Murrah chromosome 24, NDDB_SH_1, whole genome shotgun sequence genome:
GGTGCCTCTGAAAGATTGGAAGCAAGGATAGAGTATGATCAGATGCAATTTCTAGGGAGACTGTGCTGATGGTGGAATATAACATGGAGTGGGACAGgagactggaggcagggaggttGAGGGAGGCTATGGCCTTAATCCCACCATGACAAAATGCGGGCTTGATGGGGTTTCCATCTCCAAgggatggagaaaagaaaatgaattcaaacCCAGATCAGTCTTAGATCTAGACGTGGCCCAGTGCCTGGCTTAAGGCCGGTCTTCACATTCTGGTTGAAAGAATGACGCTGTCCttccctggctgtgtgacctcaggcaagctaCCGTCCCTCTCTGAGCTTTGGcttcctcatcttaaaaaaaaggaTGGAATCACGTCTGCCCTCATCTGGCTGGCATTCATTCTAAATGAGACCCCCCATGGAGTCAGCACTGGACACAGCACCAAGACGCCCTGCAGGCGCCCAAGGCCAAGGAGCCCCCTCTCCTGTCCCCGGCCCCCACCTGAAACGGGTGACACAGCTGAGTCCCACGAGGCTCCCCAGTCCGGAGGCGTCGACGCCAGTGCTGCGGAGGTCCAGGGAAAAGTCTTGGCCCGCAGCCTCCAGGGCGCTGCCCAGCACGTGGGTGTCGGGAGGCGTGAGCCGCGTGCCCAGGaaggagaggtgggcagggagcCCCTGCAGCACGTGCTGCCAGAGCCCGGGGTCCAGCGCCTCGTGGGCACAGTGCAGCAGCTCCAGCAGCCGCCCCGCCTGCAGCGTCCCGGGCTGCAGACGCTTCAGGTACCTCGTGAGCACCTTCTGCTTCCTGTCCGCCGACGTGGCTGCCGCCGGGCCTGCCAGGGCCCCCAGGCAGCCGGCGCGAGGCTGGAAGACCAGTCCCACCAAGAAGCGCGGCACGCCCTCCAGCCAGTTGTCATAGGGCCGCTTCTTCCTCGGGGTCAAGGCCAGATACTGCGGCAGCTCCTTGTCCTTGATTTCGCCGCTCAGAGCCAGCCACACGGCCCCCAGGAAGCACTGCAGGAGGAAGCTGGAAAAGGCCAGCTCCGTCTCCGGGGCCCCCGGGGTGGGCCGCAACCAGCCTTGGGCCGCAGCCCAGGCCCTCGCCTCTGCCGACAGTAAACAGCCCGCCTTCAGGGCCCTCTGGTGCGCACGGCCCAGCTCCCAGGCCAGCCTGGCCAATTCCGCCAGGGCCCCCGGGGGTCCGTCGCGAGCTGCTGGGCCTAGCAGGCCCACGTAGAGGCCCGTGAGCGTGGAGGGCAGCTGGGCTCCATCGCTCCGCTGCAGGAGGGCCTCTGCGAGCTGGCACACGGCCCGGCACACGGTGGGGCTGTGGCTATGGCTCAGGAGGAACGGCTGGGCCTGCAGGAGCGCCAGGGCCCTCTCTTGGTGCTCAGCGGTCCCCTCCAACTCAAAGTAACGCCTCACGTAGGCCTCAGCCTGCTGGACCGAGAAGCCGGCCACCTCAAACAGGGCGTCCACCTTGCTCAGGCTCTGGGCCAGGCGGCCCCGGGGCCAGGCCGTGAGCAGCAGGGTGCAGCCCCGCAGCAGCTTGCGCTGGAGGAGGCCCCCCAGCAGCCCCCGGAGGGAGCGGGGCTCTGCCGACCCGGGGCCCCCTGCGCTGTGCAGGGAGCCATCGTGGGCTTCCAGGTCCTCGAAGCCATCCAGGATGAGCAGGATGCGGTTGGGCCTCCTCGCGATGTAACTGAGGACTTCATCGTCCACTGGCAACGGCTGCGGGCCCAGGGAGGACAGCAGATCCTGCAGGCGGTAGGAGGTCCCCGGACGGTCCAAACGATGGCAGGGGACACAGAAGACAAAGTCGTACTGTGGCAGCTGGCCGTGGGCCCAGGCCCGGCTCACGGCCCGTGCCCAGTGACTCTTCCCGTGTCCCGCTTTGCCCAGCACAGCGATCACCCGCGTCTCTCGGGGCTGCTGGCAGTCGCTGGCAGCCAGCAGCACCTCGGCCAGACCCCCTCGGGCCGGCTGCCGCTCTGCCCAGTCCAGGGTGGCCAGCTCTCTCTCCTGGCTCTTCCCGCTGCTCTTCTCCAGCCTCACCCTCACCAGGTCCGTCTCCACCAGGGTGCCTTCCGGGCTGGTGGGCTGGGCCTGGTACTTGTCCCGTAGTGACTGGTAGAACTGCTCCACGCTCTCTGCGCAGGTCAAAGGGtatatggggtggggggagaggaggaTGCTCGTGGCAGGACTGGCCACTGTGAGGCCAGCCCGGCCCCCGTCACtagcttcttcatccattcatctcagCCTTCCCTAAGCACGTTCTTGATTAGTGGCCTCACTCAGTTATCCAgacactcattcattccttcttacACCCAGTCATACCCTCATCTCACTTGATTATCTATCCACTCCATTCACTCGCTAGCCttcattgttttttaactttttattttatattggggtatagccgatcaACGATATTGCGGTAGTTTCAGATGCCCAGCAAAACAACTCAGCCAGACAtgtacatggatccattctcccccagactcccctcctaTTGAGGttgtcacataacattgagcaagaCCCTGTGCCagacagcaggaccttgttgctAACATTCTTCTATTTGCTCACCGTAGGGAGGCCATGGCGGGAGGGGTGTTAAGAGCTAAGATAGTAGAATCCATGAATCTGGTTCAACTTTTTATTGTTCTCTTGAGCATGTGAGGTATCCcctatgcttcagtttcctcacctgtaaaacggGGATCATACTGGGGTCGTTAGCGACTTGACTACATCTCATGTGCCTGTAAGTGTGTCTGGGACAGAGTCCGACTCAGCCGTCTGGCCATTCTGTAAGTTGCCCTTTCATTTCTACCCTCTCACACGCATCACCCATTCTTGCCTTCATCCACTCTCTGTCACCCACCCTTCCCTCCTGCATTCTCCCAGCTTTGCAAACAAGAAAATGCTGACACATAGCATGGGCTCACAGGGGACAGGTCCTCAGTAAACCTTTCTCTAAGTGTAGGTGTAACTGGTGGAATGAATGATGGGATGATGGTGGGACCAAATGAGCacccaaatgaatgaatgaatgagctaaCAAGTAAGGGACCCTGAAACCACTCACCAGGCCACTTGGGAAGTTTGCTGGAGGCCCCGCCAGCTGCTGGGCATTTGCTGGgggacatctcatcctctggaggGGAAGAAGCTGGTGTTAGAGTTAGGGTGAGGGGCACCCCGGGgacctccctccctctgggtcatcagtCCCTTGAGTATGCCAAGGGCAGAGCTGACATGGGCTGAGTGTCCCCAGGTGGTGACCTGAGGCTGTATCCTACTCAAAGATGTCTTTCTTTGGCCagctgtacttttaaaattttcaccagTGTTTCAGAAATCACAATATGTATGCTAAAATCAAGATCTCCAGGTTCTGCCGGCAATTCAGATCAGGCTGCACTGGGCCTGTTTTCCTGCCATGTAACAAGCTGCTGAGATTGGACATGGATTCTCCTGTTGTCCCCCTCGCCCACCCTCCCTTGCACCCACCTCCCAGGACACCCTGTCCTGTTTTGTACAAACACAACTTGCCAGTCCCTGCAGGCAGCTCTGTGGGTGGATCTTGTTGTCTCAGGCCACTCCTTCCCCAGAACCTTTAGTTCTGTTTCCGGTAACTCTCAGAGGTCCAGCTGATTCTTACCTGTCAGGCCTGCACGGGAGGTCAGGGCCGGTTCGGGCATGCTGGGGAGGTCAGCGGCAGATGGGGCAAAGGGGCTGGCGGAGCCAGGCCGGTCTGGGGACTTGGGAAGGCTCTGGACAGCAGGCCCGCTGGAGGGGGGTGTTTGGCTGGCTGGGGGCATCTCACCTACAGGAGAGGGGAAAGGAGTATAGAATCAGCTAGGAGCCCACTTGGGTCACCCCTTCCTCAAATAAGGCTGTGGGGCAGGGGGGCTGGGGAAAAGGGATGGAAACTTCCCAAGGAAGTCATTTCAGGATGGAGTTGAGGAAAGAACTCTGGAATTACAGCTAGCTCCTAGAGCcttggttttcccatctgtgaaatggaaacaaTCATCTCATAGGGAGCTTAAGGGCAAATGCTACTAGGCACTTTCCCACTATGTGGTCAGAGCTCATTTTCCTCGATACCTCTTGCTCCTGGAGCACCAGTTCATTATACAAAAACTGGCGAGCAACTTTCAGAGGAAGTTCTTGAATCGAACGGAAGCATCTCCTACGTGCATTCTCTCTCCCTGAGAGCCCAACGCATCCCTTCCCTTGGACAATCTACAACCCTTCAATGGGGCAGGTCAGCAGGGACCACTTTGCTGACCTGGAAACAAGGCAGTTCAGAGAAAGCTGTACAAGCATGCATACTGAACTGTTCACAACGGCATACTAAAAGAGTGAGCGAGAGACTCAGAACTCTTGTGAGTATCTCTTATTGTTGTTTGGCTTGTTAATTAGCATGCAATGATGtcgtgattttaaaatataataaagtttttttttttttttaaagaaggcttAGTGGGGGAAAGTGACCCAAAAAAGGCCACTTAGCCATTTTGTGGGTGGTGGGTCCACTCGGACCATGTTGGGGAGCTTTGCTCCTCTGCTTTGATTTTTGGGAAATGGGGACAGAGAAGGGTGTTCTGGGGAAGGAAGATCATGAGAAGGTGCTAGGCTACACCTGTCAAATAcctgggtgggagtgggggaggggggtatGGGATACAGGAGCAATCAGGTCACAGGCAGAGGAGGCGAGGAGCCCAGGTTCACACACTCACTTTGGTAGATGAGTATACTGGAGACCCCCGTCCCAGTCCCTGAGATCGGCCAGAGCCCCTGAGGCAGAGTGGGGAGAGTGGGGATAATCTGAATGGGTCCCGCAGGAAGACTCAGGCAGCTCAACAAGGAACTGGAAGGAGGCGCtacaagagacagagaaggtGATTTTGGATTCTccattaaaatcttaaaaatatatatatatatatacatatttcaattatcgagaaaaattattattattattatcggCAGCAccacacacagcatgtgggatcttagttcccagatccctggtccagggatcagccccgcccccctgcattggaagtgcagagtcttaaccactggaccatcagggaagtcccttcactaACATCTGAGTTAATatctagtgggaaaaaaaagtgaaagtgttagtcgctcagtcacgactctttgtgaccccatggactgtagcccgccaggctcctctgtccatggaattctccaggcaagaatcctggagtgggttgccattccctctctggcgaacccgggtctcctgcattgcaggcagattctttaccgtctgagtcaccagggaagccccagtgaataTCTGACTCCCTTACAAAGGGCTCGGGTCTACGAGACAGCCGCAGCCGTGTCGGCCTGCCCTTGGCGGTACTGCTGGCACCCAGCAAAGCAGCTGTCGCAGACAGGGTGCTCAGCTGATAACTGATGAACACACAGGGCTGGTGGGTGAATTCCCTGATTGGAGGGGATTCCCAGGGATGCGTTTCCTCCCAGGCATATTCTCCAGCACAGACTGAGTGGATGGGGACCTGAGGACCAGATTGGCTGGGACAGACGTGGAGGAGACACTGGCAAAGAGAGGAATTCCATCCCTGCTGCCATAGCCACTCCTGGGGCACTTCCAGGGAACGGGGAAGCCCACCCTCTTGGAGCCCCTAACATACCCGCGTCCTTCAGCCGGGTCTGGCTGGATGCTGGCTCCGTGTTGAACAGAGCAGGAGGTGGCGGGCAGGGCTGAACCAAGGAGTCGCTCACTGGCCCCACCAGGAAAGTGCCAGTCACCACAGGCATGGTGAGGGGCTCGGCTGTGAGGAAGGGGGGCGTGTTAGAGGCTGGGTGAGATCTGGGCGGGGGGTGGTGTCTGGAGGGGCCTtcttgggggtggaggagggcagggtggaTCTCTCTGCTGGCAGTGGAAGGAAACACCTGTCCTCAGGCCTGGGTGAAGCTGGTTTCATTTCAGCAACTGCTCTGTGCTAGGcagtccccagccccagcctcctctTTATGGCTGGGTCCTGAGTGCTTCCTACCATGGAAACCTAGGGGCGGGCAGGCCTGTTAGCCCAGGCCCCTGTCACCCTCTCTACAGCCAgtcactgagcccccagggacccTAAGAGACCCCAACACTGCCCATCAGTCTGAGGCAGAATTTTATCTCCTTTGTTTAATTGCGAGTCCTTGGAGGGTGGACACTTGCCTCCCTCCATCAGACTGGAAGCTCTGTGAAGACAGAGACTATTTCTCCATCATCTTCGTGGGCAGGATCCCTAACTTCTCCATCAGATTAGAGTTTGCTGAGGGCAGAGACCAGGCTTCCTCCATCAGACTCGGAGGCTTTCATTCCTCAATCTGTTTCCCACAGAGAGGCTGGTTACCCCAGCTTTGCTAAAACAACCAagtgagaggggaggagaagggaggggaggagaaggggaggggagaggaagggagaggagaggaaggctggggagaggaaggcgggggagaggaagggaggggaggggaggaagcatCTGGTTGGTGGCGGGGCTGGGGAATGGTGAGCTGGAGGAAGAGGCTCACTGAGGCATGGGGCCTGTAAGGAGGGCGGGAGGGCACAGGGTAACCAGCCAATCCAAGGTGACTATACTCTGCAAGGAGACATGTGACCTGCAGGCGCAGTGGAActaggtggtgggggaggggggtgggggtctCAGCTCTGACTCGGAGTTAGGAGGAGGGAAGCATCATTGGCGGGGCTTCATAGGAGGAGCGGAATCTCCCAGCAGTCCTTGAATTTCAGAGCAATGGGCTATGGAATTATGACCTCGGTTTGAATCCCAGCCTCGCCTCTCACTTGCTGTGTGATCTCGGACAAGCggcttcacctctctgaacccCGACTTTCAAATGCCAGTTTCCGTGTGAACCTGAAGGGGCCCCCGCTttcctgcccacctgccctgctCACCTAGCTTCCGGTGCTTCAGATCCACAGGCAGCTCCTCTGGGAAGGCTGCAGAGAGAACCCCACGGTCATCAGCCCCAGGGCAGGGGTGTTCCAAGGCCGGAGGGGCTCCGGACCTCAGCAGGCCTTGCCTTAAGTGACTGGGAAGTGGCCTTGCGGTCcctttccctcccctgcccccaaccatTTCTGCCCCGACTCATCTGCTTGAGCCGGAACCCCATCTTGAAACAGCCGGGGCAATGAAGCACAGGGAGAGGCAGAACCACAGAGGGGACACAGAGgaggtttgttttgttctgtttttaaacttttttggcagcactgcaaggcctgtgggatcttatttccctgagcagggatcgaaccctcacctcCTGCAACAGAATCACGGAATTCCTAAGAGAAgtttgagttaaaaaaataacaataaaaataataaaaaaacaacctGCCTTTGGAGCCTTCCTAGCTGTGTATATCTGCAACACAGCATCTCTGAGCCTTTGACCTCTCATCTCTAAAACGGGGGCAGTGATTCCCAATTTGTAGGAGTGCATTGGAAATCAGTGAGTGAGTATTAAGCATGTAGCACATGAGAGAAAACCCCTATGTGTCCCTTAGCAAGAGGCTGATGAAGCAAATTATAGTTCATCCCCCAGTGAAATACCCTAAAAATAATGAGGACACTGAAGGATGTATGGGGTGGTACCTGGCGTGTGCAGTCTACCTTGAAATGCTCCAAAAGTAacgtggatggatgggtggatgaatagAGGGGTGGCTAGAGACATGTCAAACCTGATACAGCCAAACACCGATGGTAGGATGCAAGCGTGGGTACACGGTTGCTTGTAGCACAACCCTGTCACCTTTACTGCATGTTGaagttttccataataaaatattaGGGGAAATtcttatgaaatgaaaagaaagaaagaaggagggaaggagaaaaagagaaaggaagagagaaaggatgggagggagcaaggaaggaaaagaaagaagaaaggaagggacatTCCCTGAAGGCAGGACCATGCGTTTCCCAACAGTGCTACAGAAATAACCTCCCAGACACATTACATGAAGAAAGAATGGAGGTGGTCATttgcatgaaaaaatattttttaagaggtGACTTTTAGACAaagagaatatttctttttttttttaatctttgggtCACActgcatggcctgtgggatctgagttgccttgactagggatcgaacccacgcccctgCGTTagcagtgtggagtcttaatcactggaccaccagaaaagtgcCTGAATAGAATATTTCTAACAAGACCAAAAGGGAACTGGCAACACAGGTTGTCTTCAGAGAGGGAGAATGAGGGACTGGGGgaaaagggtgggagggagacttttttcccaatgaatattctttGCACATTTTGAATTTGTATGTCATGCACCTGTTTACCTGTTCAAAGGTTCAGGGCTTATACAtggtctggcacatagtaagcacttgaTCAACTGTTACACCCATTTTATGGAAATTTTCATTCAATGGATAGTTATTGAGGTGCTCCTGCATGCCGGCCACATGCTGGGGATGAAGTGATAAGGACTAGGTCCTCATGGTGGGGGAACTAAGCAaaggcaataaataaaataaatccagattGTGACAAGTgctacagagacagagagacaaaaacaAGGTGAAAATAGGCGAGGTAAGTTATATGGAAAGCGTAGTCAAGGAAGGCTTTCAGGAGGAGGTGACATGTTGGCCAAGACCTGAGAGATTCCCAAGCCCATACTGGGaagaagttgggggtgggggtaggtacatctcagagagagagaacagcacgtgcaaaggccctggggctggaAAGGATACATGGGTCACAGGAATGGAAAGAAGGCATAGTGACTGGAACCTGGAGACTCACAGTGCGTTTGGAGAGATGGGAAGCACCAGGTCATGCAGGCCTTGGAGTGTGTATTTTGTAGCCATTGGGGGGTCAGTATGCATGTgtgtcagtcgcttcagtcatgttcgactctttgagaacacatggactgcagcctgccaggcttctcagtccatgggattctccaagcaagtattactggagtgggttgccatttcctcctccaggggatcttcccgacccagggattcaaccaaaGGAGTCTCTGgcatggtaggtggattctttaccgctgagccattggggaaacccAGAAGGTCAGCAGGGCAGCAATATGATCTGATTTGTATTTAAAAGCCCACGTTAACTGCCAGGTGAGGGCAGATTAAGGAGGCAGGAAGACTGacaagaggctcagagagatgcaggtacttgcccaagttcacacggACTATAAATAACAGatccaggactcaaacccagatcTTGCTGGGGAAAAATTGTGCTTGAAGAGCTCTTCCTTAAACAGGGGGTGACAACTAAGGATGAAAGAGAAGCCAGAGCCCAGAGGTCCATTTGGACCCCAAAATAGCCAGGGGCAGAGACCCAGCAGGAGAGGGGCCAGTTGATCCTGGGCAATCAGCTTCCTCCCTGTGTCACTACGGAGCAGGAGtgaggggagaggtgggaggaCTCCCAAGCCCAGGCCGAGCAGACAGGAATCAACAAGGGAAGCAACTGGAAGCCATCCCAGGTTTTAGAGCTAAGGCAGGGCCAGGAGTCAAGCAAGGCTTGGTCAGATCAGACAGTGGGGATGGCGAGGAGGGTGttggggagggatggggtgggggctcACTCACGTCTTTTCTGACTTTTCTGCCCTGCTTCCTCCAGCACCTCCACACTCTCGCTGATTATTTCTTCCAATCCTATGTGCTCGACTTTGGGGAAAAACCAAAGACACCAACACATAGTCAGTAGATGTCCAAGGTGAGGCCCCATTGACACTCCGTTGGGAGGGAATGTGATCACTCATTGAGGGTGGTCCTCGGGTATTACAGTGCTCCCCCAGGAACAAGGAAGGAAATGCAGGCTGAGCCAAGAACTGCCCGCCCCCGCCCAccaagggacagttagggagtttgagatcacatgtacacactgctatatttaaaatggataaccaacaagaacctactgtatagcacacggaactttgctcaatgttatgtggcagcttggatgggagggggctttgggggagaatgggtatatggctgagtcccttcactgtccacctgaaactatcacaacattgttaatcagctgtactctaacatacaaagtgaaagtgaaagtcgctcagttgcatccaactctttgcgaccccgtggactgtagcccaccaggctcctctctccatggaattctccaggcaagaatactggagtgggtagccattctcttctccaggggatcttcccaacccagggatcaaacctaggtctcctgcatcgcaggcagattctttactggccaagccagcagggaaactaatataaaataaaaagttaaaaagacaaCAAGAACTGGTCAACTTACTGAAAATGTCTTTGCTCAGGCCCTCCAGCTGGGTGTCCTGGAAGACGTACTGGTCCAATTCCGCTGCCCAGACAAGAAAAAGCATCGTCAATCAACTATTTCTCACCAAATGCTTACTGTATGCCTGGCCTTGGACTGGGCATCAGGGAACTGTGACCCTTCAGACTTGGCACACACTGGGGTTCAATAAATGTGTGCTGAACGAATGAtcaaatgaatgaaggaagactGAAGCTTCATGGGCTCTTAATCTAATTAAAGGCATGATATATATCCATGCAAACTTTTCTATTGCTATAAAGCAGTACATTGCAGCATAGCAGAGTtgtcttgaaagtgaagtgaaagtcactcagtcatgtctgactctttggaaccccatggactgtacagattctttaccagctgagccaccagggaagcccagagttgtCAGGGGTTTGAGTTTAAATTCCAGCTCTACTCCCCTCACCCCACTAGCTGTACAATCTTAGgtctacttaacctctctgggcccctgtttcctcatctgtgtaatGAGAATAAATAGTACCTACAACCCAGGGATGGATGGTGAGGATTGGAGGCTCTGCATTTAAAGCAATCAACGCAGTAGCTGGGATAGAGTGAACActcaataaagtgaaagtgttagtggttcagtcatgtgtggttctttgcaaccccaagtgctatagcctgctgggctcctctgttcatggaattctccaggcaagtatcctggagtgagtagccttcccTTTCTGGTTAATTACATGAAGTGGAGCATGTCTTATAGCCAAGGGAAAGATAGCTATCATAGTAAGAGGTAAGAGGAGGGTGTATTTTGGGTTGGGGTAGTCAGGGAGGGTTTCCCAGAGGCAGGGATCCTGGAGCCAGACCTTGAAAGATGGGGGGGCAGAGTCTGAGAGATGAAAGtagagggcttcctgggtagtgGG
Encoded proteins:
- the CIITA gene encoding MHC class II transactivator isoform X6, whose amino-acid sequence is MAGSGQCPTMELGPLEGSYLELLNSSADPLQLYHLYDRMDLTGEEEIELCSEPDTDTINCEQFSRLLCDMEGDEETREAYANIAELDQYVFQDTQLEGLSKDIFIEHIGLEEIISESVEVLEEAGQKSQKRPFPEELPVDLKHRKLAEPLTMPVVTGTFLVGPVSDSLVQPCPPPPALFNTEPASSQTRLKDAAPPSSSLLSCLSLPAGPIQIIPTLPTLPQGLWPISGTGTGVSSILIYQSEMPPASQTPPSSGPAVQSLPKSPDRPGSASPFAPSAADLPSMPEPALTSRAGLTEDEMSPSKCPAAGGASSKLPKWPESVEQFYQSLRDKYQAQPTSPEGTLVETDLVRVRLEKSSGKSQERELATLDWAERQPARGGLAEVLLAASDCQQPRETRVIAVLGKAGHGKSHWARAVSRAWAHGQLPQYDFVFCVPCHRLDRPGTSYRLQDLLSSLGPQPLPVDDEVLSYIARRPNRILLILDGFEDLEAHDGSLHSAGGPGSAEPRSLRGLLGGLLQRKLLRGCTLLLTAWPRGRLAQSLSKVDALFEVAGFSVQQAEAYVRRYFELEGTAEHQERALALLQAQPFLLSHSHSPTVCRAVCQLAEALLQRSDGAQLPSTLTGLYVGLLGPAARDGPPGALAELARLAWELGRAHQRALKAGCLLSAEARAWAAAQGWLRPTPGAPETELAFSSFLLQCFLGAVWLALSGEIKDKELPQYLALTPRKKRPYDNWLEGVPRFLVGLVFQPRAGCLGALAGPAAATSADRKQKVLTRYLKRLQPGTLQAGRLLELLHCAHEALDPGLWQHVLQGLPAHLSFLGTRLTPPDTHVLGSALEAAGQDFSLDLRSTGVDASGLGSLVGLSCVTRFRAALSDTVELWESLQQRGEAKLLRAVEEKFTIEPFKAKSMKDVEDLGNLVQIQRTRSSSEAAAGELPAVRDLKKLEFALGPVLGPQVFPKLVKILEAFTSLQHLDLDSLSENKIGDEGVAQLSATFPQLKALETLNLSQNNITDVGACKLAEALPALAASLLRLSLYNNCICDAGAESLAHALPDMVSLRVLDVQYNKFTAAGAQQLAAGLRKCPQVKTLAMWTPTIPFGVQEHLQQLDPRIILR
- the CIITA gene encoding MHC class II transactivator isoform X7, translating into MELGPLEGSYLELLNSSADPLQLYHLYDRMDLTGEEEIELCSEPDTDTINCEQFSRLLCDMEGDEETREAYANIAELDQYVFQDTQLEGLSKDIFIEHIGLEEIISESVEVLEEAGQKSQKRPFPEELPVDLKHRKLAEPLTMPVVTGTFLVGPVSDSLVQPCPPPPALFNTEPASSQTRLKDAAPPSSSLLSCLSLPAGPIQIIPTLPTLPQGLWPISGTGTGVSSILIYQSEMPPASQTPPSSGPAVQSLPKSPDRPGSASPFAPSAADLPSMPEPALTSRAGLTEDEMSPSKCPAAGGASSKLPKWPESVEQFYQSLRDKYQAQPTSPEGTLVETDLVRVRLEKSSGKSQERELATLDWAERQPARGGLAEVLLAASDCQQPRETRVIAVLGKAGHGKSHWARAVSRAWAHGQLPQYDFVFCVPCHRLDRPGTSYRLQDLLSSLGPQPLPVDDEVLSYIARRPNRILLILDGFEDLEAHDGSLHSAGGPGSAEPRSLRGLLGGLLQRKLLRGCTLLLTAWPRGRLAQSLSKVDALFEVAGFSVQQAEAYVRRYFELEGTAEHQERALALLQAQPFLLSHSHSPTVCRAVCQLAEALLQRSDGAQLPSTLTGLYVGLLGPAARDGPPGALAELARLAWELGRAHQRALKAGCLLSAEARAWAAAQGWLRPTPGAPETELAFSSFLLQCFLGAVWLALSGEIKDKELPQYLALTPRKKRPYDNWLEGVPRFLVGLVFQPRAGCLGALAGPAAATSADRKQKVLTRYLKRLQPGTLQAGRLLELLHCAHEALDPGLWQHVLQGLPAHLSFLGTRLTPPDTHVLGSALEAAGQDFSLDLRSTGVDASGLGSLVGLSCVTRFRAALSDTVELWESLQQRGEAKLLRAVEEKFTIEPFKAKSMKDVEDLGNLVQIQRTRSSSEAAAGELPAVRDLKKLEFALGPVLGPQVFPKLVKILEAFTSLQHLDLDSLSENKIGDEGVAQLSATFPQLKALETLNLSQNNITDVGACKLAEALPALAASLLRLSLYNNCICDAGAESLAHALPDMVSLRVLDVQYNKFTAAGAQQLAAGLRKCPQVKTLAMWTPTIPFGVQEHLQQLDPRIILR
- the CIITA gene encoding MHC class II transactivator isoform X3 codes for the protein MNHFQTILSQVRMLLSSHRPNQVQELLDNLLAEELLSREYHYALLHESDGEALARKISLTLLEKGDPDLALLGWIWSGLQAPTAERDPSYKDPGGSGQCPTMELGPLEGSYLELLNSSADPLQLYHLYDRMDLTGEEEIELCSEPDTDTINCEQFSRLLCDMEGDEETREAYANIAELDQYVFQDTQLEGLSKDIFIEHIGLEEIISESVEVLEEAGQKSQKRPFPEELPVDLKHRKLAEPLTMPVVTGTFLVGPVSDSLVQPCPPPPALFNTEPASSQTRLKDAAPPSSSLLSCLSLPAGPIQIIPTLPTLPQGLWPISGTGTGVSSILIYQSEMPPASQTPPSSGPAVQSLPKSPDRPGSASPFAPSAADLPSMPEPALTSRAGLTEDEMSPSKCPAAGGASSKLPKWPESVEQFYQSLRDKYQAQPTSPEGTLVETDLVRVRLEKSSGKSQERELATLDWAERQPARGGLAEVLLAASDCQQPRETRVIAVLGKAGHGKSHWARAVSRAWAHGQLPQYDFVFCVPCHRLDRPGTSYRLQDLLSSLGPQPLPVDDEVLSYIARRPNRILLILDGFEDLEAHDGSLHSAGGPGSAEPRSLRGLLGGLLQRKLLRGCTLLLTAWPRGRLAQSLSKVDALFEVAGFSVQQAEAYVRRYFELEGTAEHQERALALLQAQPFLLSHSHSPTVCRAVCQLAEALLQRSDGAQLPSTLTGLYVGLLGPAARDGPPGALAELARLAWELGRAHQRALKAGCLLSAEARAWAAAQGWLRPTPGAPETELAFSSFLLQCFLGAVWLALSGEIKDKELPQYLALTPRKKRPYDNWLEGVPRFLVGLVFQPRAGCLGALAGPAAATSADRKQKVLTRYLKRLQPGTLQAGRLLELLHCAHEALDPGLWQHVLQGLPAHLSFLGTRLTPPDTHVLGSALEAAGQDFSLDLRSTGVDASGLGSLVGLSCVTRFRAALSDTVELWESLQQRGEAKLLRAVEEKFTIEPFKAKSMKDVEDLGNLVQIQRTRSSSEAAAGELPAVRDLKKLEFALGPVLGPQVFPKLVKILEAFTSLQHLDLDSLSENKIGDEGVAQLSATFPQLKALETLNLSQNNITDVGACKLAEALPALAASLLRLRMWTPTIPFGVQEHLQQLDPRIILR